The Aquila chrysaetos chrysaetos chromosome 11, bAquChr1.4, whole genome shotgun sequence sequence tccctccctccccagctacACACTTCATTGTGCCAGAGCAGGCACCTGGAGAGCTGCCAAGCTGAAGGggagaaaaactgattttgttaCTGCCCCACTTGGGAATTGTTACCACTTCGCAATGTAGTTGCTACGCAGCCTGCCCTGCTTCGCCCCGCTTCACTCCCGGGGGGCTGACAAGCTCCCACCAGCACAGCATGCAACAAAGTGCTGCAGGGAATCTGGAAAGTTAGAGAGGATTTTAGGAGGTTTCTTCCCTCTGCGCAGCGCTCCCACTTGCGAGACAAGCTCTTCTGCATGAATTAACCCTGCTCTAGTTCCACACAGTGCACCCTTATCTGAGGCTTTTTTCCAATTAAGCTTCAGCTGTGTAAAGGAGCGAAGAGACACAGACCCCTGCCCCCAGCCAAAATACCTCTTGCGCAATTTCCAGCAGAGAGATTTTGTACATATCATTCTCCGTTCACCCCTCCTGAAGGCAAAGTTTCAGACCAATGCAGAGCCTCCGTATTGCAAAACGTGGGGAGGGGGTCAGATTTACCTGGCAGCCAACAGTGTTGATATCAGACTGCCCCACTTGATAAATGCCTTTAACTGGCAGCACCGAGTGCTTACAGCAGGAGCGGCACCATCAGAGCTGAATTTGATGCAGCCTTTAACTATTGCTCTCAAAAGTTCGTTCTGAATACACAGGTGTTTCCGGTATCTGTCATTGTATCAAGTGATACGGACTACGGAAACATCACCCAAAGGAAACTGGGTGAAATTTTGACACAAAggagacaaacaaaaaagaaaaaagaagaaaaaaaggctgcattGTCATGGAGTAATTAAGAGGCTCACTCTCAAACTACACCTACACTCGGTGTGTTTCCCCCCAATTGCTGTTCAGTGTTTCAGCTGGAACCGAGCGCATTTACTGTGCTGGCAAACAATTGCCACCCAAAATTTTGCAGAACAAGActacaattaaaaattattttgataaatcagaaaaagagcctcagggcagggagaaaagagggagaTGGAAGGGTGGGTGCCAAGTAATGGGAGGAAACACAAAGAACTACTGagcagaagtagaaaattgtcCACACAGATCCAGAGCGGGGCAGAAGCAGCCAGTTAGCAGAAAAGGATCTCAGGCTATATCAATTCATAGCCTAAAGTGGACCAAACAATCTCATGCTATTGCAAAAAAAGTACGATTGATCATCATGCTGGGCTGTATGAACAGGAGTATAATCCACAGACACACAAAACAACACTCAACTCCGTACTCAGCTCCAGTCTCAGGAAGAGGACCCTGCCCAGTCCTGGCAGCTACAGCATGTCAAGAAGGCATAGATCAAAAGGAGATAACTCTGCTGAACATCAGGAGCAGTCACAGGTTACATTTTTTCAGCCTCTGATCacaaggaaagactgaaagagctgagggaggggaagggaactctctctgcagagacaaaTTACACAGAACCTCTGCTAGGAAAGGTTgaggtctttttctttttttttttttttttcccctcctgccttgcATCAGGGATGAGCTCTGGACACTGGGAGATCCCGCCAGctctatttattttccactaTTCTAGAACAAGAGTAAAGCAGACAGAGTGGCTGAACAGTCCATAAATAGGGCTTGTTCTAAAATTAGGCCTTTGATCTtcaagagaaagggagaaaagaaagaagaaaaaaagccatgctACCAGCCAGAAAGCACGGTTCACTTCTCCTGTATTCATCTTTTAATAACTGCTGGCTTGTTAAGTCAGACACTGACTCCCAGAGGGACTGTCTCTTTCCTCATTGTTTACCCATGCCATCCGAGTCACAACCCCTCTGGCCAGCAAAATTGAAAACATCACCTTTCAAGCTCCATCCCACTTTGATCCAGAGCTCATTGTGTCTGTAATAcagtagatttatttttcattctctcttttctttctttctctaacaGATGCCACTGGAAAAGGGTCTCAAAGATCTAAACGTTACTGAACTGGCAGCAAACACTGTTAAATACCTGACATGTCAGAATCACTGCGTAACTTGTTCGCTCATCCCTGGTGCATCCTAGCTTCAGGCAGGCTGTTGtgcaagaaaagacaagacattATCTCATATCCATGCAGACAGAAGTTCAATGTACTGAGGGCCCAACACCCAGATATATTACAGCCATTTTGTACGTATTCTGGCCAGTACAGGGGAAACAATCCAGGACCAAGTGAACAGACCAGCTCCAACTGCATGCAGCTTGGAGGCTTGAGGcaatgttgttttttccctttgttagAGCTGCACCCAATAAAAGTTAGTCACAaaccctcccttccccctttgcAACGGCCAACAAGACTTCAGAGTTATAATACCCCTCTCTctactttcttctcctgaagTTCTCCCTCCAAACCCTGCCTCAAGGCACAATGGAGAATCCTGAAGAGGCTAGTGCTCACGTAGCCCATCCACCTCCCACAGCCTTGCAGCCAAAGGCCTGCAGAGAAAAGGAGCTCACAGCTACTATGGGAAAATTCAGATAAACATCTGAGTACACCAGCTAAACATGCACCAGTTACCTCCAGAAAGAAATACCCTATTAATAAGCATTTtattgctgcagaaatgcatctTTGGTGAGAGGTATCAGAGGCAGTGGCAACACTGGTGGTTGAGGTTGGCACCCAGGTTAACAAGGAGAGAGTGGACAAGGCTACAGGTGAGTCATCAGGAGAAATCCTTCTTTGTTATAGCTTATGGTTCCAAGACCAACCCTTACAACACGTTTCCTCTCCCAGTagcagcagctttgcttccTATTATAGTCCCACAAGTTCATCAAAACTCAGAACAGAAAGGGGTCCCCACATTTGTCCTGCATACACCCCTCCTAGGGCAACATCAGGCTGCAAAATAAGGCAGAACACCTGCAGGGACTGACTGGAAAATCCACTCCACGGATAGACACTATTTAGAAGAGAGGGAGACAGCACAGGCATAAAAGAGCACATTGGCTTAAGAGAAGGCTTTTACCAAGTGGTGCTGTTACAATCACCATTTTACCTTTGAAGCATAACAAATAAAcgcaaaaaaattaaattgtgaaACCCAAGAAACTTCTCAACAGCTGTAACTTGAATACCTGGAAATTAATCTGGAAATCTGAACACCTGAAATAAACAGTTTTGCAAATGTGATTCCCAGATCAAGTGAACaatgttgtttaaaaagttTTGGCACAGCCCCATGAAGAAGAGCAAGAGGCCACTCAATCCTCCCCCAGGGACTTGCTTGCACAGGGCACGTTAAAAATATGCAGCTGGCATAGCTTTGCACCACACCAGTCCGGATTGTACCACATGGGGACCAATTTGGCAGCCATTCTAATGGGAGTCAATGACAGCCACACCATTagctcagaagaaaagaaaactttcataAAAAGTCAGCCTGGAAACGCCTGAATAAACTTCAGAGCTCTTAAAACTGTTACTATGGAGTCTCTATGGAAACAAGCAATGAGTTAAGCCAAGTGCTAATCtcagcaaaatacaaaaaagaatgCTTATAGTCATTTAGCTTCCTTATTGCAAGGCCTGCTGCTCAAACACAAGGCTGGCTTATACCCCCAAGTCCCAGCCACTCTTTCCTTGCTCAAAAATATGCACTAGTATGCAGCTTAGCATACAATTAAAGGATCAATTTATCCAAACAGACTAGAAGCAAAGTACAGTAGCAGTGTGGGCCTCCTGCAACCCAATCCCACATGCgcagggggagagaaaacaggagTTGTCCTTGCACAACTGTGGTTTTAAACAGCAGTTTGCAGATACAGCAAGGAGTTTGCAGTCCAAGAGCTAAGTGGGCAAATGCATGCTGTAAAAACCCGTCTGCAGGCTTGAGCAACTACAACTTCCCTTTGAGTCTGTCAAGTGCAAAGGACACAAGGAGGCAATTGATACCACTCAATCACATAATCCACATCACACAAGTTATTTGAATAGTATCAAATGGAATACATTTGTAAGGGTTAATTGCAAGCTTGCATTCTGTGCAAGTCATGTTGCTGTTAAGCAGAGGCTGTCAGGACtctgggaaagcaaagcagaattaCTCATCCgcaaagcagaaaattcacAACATTCACATGGCCATTGCCACACATGCATAGCTGCTTGGTTTTTcttgggggaggaaagaaagatgggACTTTGCAGGGGAAGGACCTAAAaccttttccctccccatcaGTCTGGtactgaaatcagcaggagATCATGTGGACTAGAAACATTTACgcactgcttgctttttagtaaataatggaaaacagtATACCAAATACACTGAAAACAGCTGTTAAAAACATCACTCAATCTGCTGCAGACTTGTTTCTGAACAGCAGCTTAAAGGATTGACACTAGGAGGAAGCAAAGGGGATTCAGAGCAAATTTTCAAGCTGCACAAGTTTGTTGTTGATCATTTTAGAAAGTCAGGTATTTGATACAGTGAAACTCAGCCTGGCTTTTACCAGCATCCCAACATTAACACAAGCGGGATCTGCAGTCTTCTATATAGCCAACCCCAGAAATATGGCTGCTGCAGCATTACTCTCCCTCAGGCAGCCCCAGCAACATGTCCTAGCACTGAAACCCATTTCCATGAATACATAGCAGTTTCAGCATCTGATTCTTTCCACTCTCCAGTATCCCCACTGGGAGCTCAAAAGCATACCTAAAAGCTGCTCACACTAAAAACAAAGGACAGAGCATCTGCATGTGTATGAAAGAGGCATAGCCTGGTTGTGCACTGCCTTAAACATTATTCAGTGACACcgcatcaggaaaaaaaccctccttttCCTGAGAACTCAGTTCCAACAAATTAAACCTTCCTCCAGGTGGTAAGCACCTAACTTTTCCAGTTTGATAGCCACGATAAAATAGGTATGTGGAAATACAACTGGCACAAATATCAACCCACAAGCTGTTACTTAAACTATAAGCTGTTATAAGAgcttaagtaaaatattttatgtctcCTCTCAACATTCAGATATCACAAACAAACTTGCATgtgaagcaaaaaataatttatgaagtGCAACAGAACTAAATAATTTGTATGAAACTGAATTGTAACAGTCAAGGAGAAACAGCCATCTGAATTTctcaaaagtaaataaattatacCTATGCCTCTAACATCTCCTTCCACCCAAAAATCGtaatccaactttttttttttcctccccccaaaCTTTCCCTGAATCGATGTGACGAGATTTTCCTAGGAGAAAGAATACAATTTAAAGAGCAAGGacagatttttgctttgtttcagtaaTTACCCCTCAGATGACAGAATTGGAATTTACTCAAAAATTCCTGTGGCCAGAATTTCATCATTCCCCAGGGCATTACACAAATGCTTATCGCCTCCTTCCACATTTTCACAGGACACAAAGGTTAGAGGCCCATGACTCCTATCACCATTCTGACCCAATTTCCTGACAGGTTGTTCATTACTTGTTAGTTATCTGTTAAACTCTGCCATTTGTGAAGGGATGGAATGAGCAGCTAATTCATTACTAGTGAAATATCTTATGTTTATTAATGATGTAAGGATATCTTGTAAGAAGACATCAAGTTCAGATTTTCACATAGCAGTAGATCATACACTTACACTGAACACCATGACTGAAAAAGTGTACGGCTGACTGGTAAAAGCAAACTTATGGCCTCTGAGATTCTAAGAGTCCATTTCTCCGAGTGTTTCACATAACTGGtcacaggagaaggaaaatcatcaaggagctgcagcagtgTAAACATAAAATGCCaaagaagttattaaaatagtattttattttatgaataaaaactaaacagaaTTAGGACAtggttctattttttttttctccccgtTTCCTTTGAACTATTCTGATCATCTCTTTTTGAACCAAGGCCATATCTACCATTCCTGTGCTGATCCTGCCACTCACTCTCCAGCTGTCTCAGCATTTCTTGTGTTAGAAGTCCTTCACGCAGCAATCTGTTGGCAAGAGATCCACGTCCATGGCTTTTCATATCCTCCTGTCTCATAGCAGACCGATAGGCTTTCaagttctttgctcttctttctcccGGAACCTCCACTGGAATAGAGAATGCCTCTGTGGATTTTGCACCGTGATGGTCTGAAAGCGCCCTGGTATCCCTCTCAGTCCTTGAAAGAGGAAAGTCTTCTGACACAACTTCTGCTGTGCCAGGCGCAGCTGCAGAAGCTCGGATCAGCTTCGTGATGTTGCAGACACCAACTTGTATAATGTCGTCTAGTTTTTTCTGAATATCCCTTACAAGTACAGCATCAGGGAACATATCCATGAAGCGGTAACTGAAGAGAGGCAAAACAACACACAATTAAACCTTTTCACTAAAGGAGTGCTGACTGGGACAAAAATGAGATACATACtatgtaaagtaaaaaaaaaaaaaaaaaaaattattacatgtTGCATGGGAAGGCCACTGCATTTTAAGTGGCATTTCAGCTGCTCCACTCCAGGATCACTGTTTCTAACTTTCGCTCTCTGTCAGTCACAAACTGTTCTCTGCAGAACCCATGACTTGCTCCCATAACACAGCTACATTTGCATTTGTCAAGATACTCTAAAGGGCCAAAGGAGCCCATACTGCACCACATACACGCGGGCTTGAAGACATTGCTTTTCTAGGACTGTAAGTcataaatattagaaaaaaataaaaataattttccagtaCAAAGGCAATACCTTAACCACAGATAGAGGTCAAAAACATCATGAACAGCTTCAAGGTGTACAAGTTCTTTGATGTTCTTTGGAGCAGCTAATGGCCATTTGATGTGCCGACAGAGCCAGTCAAACGTCAGAGGCTCATTTCTACTGAACTGTcttgcaaactgaaaaacaagcagaTTCATTGAAGTCCTCAGTTagtcaggaaagaagaaatcccAAATGAGTTAAATTCCCTTGAGTCTGTATACACAACATATTCTGGAATATACCTGCTTTGTTTTACACAGCCCAAATGCCATACATTCTTTTACTTAATTACTCAACACAGGAGTCACCTCTCCTTTCCAGGGCCTCATTAACACAATTTGTCCACGGGCCATGCACAGAGTTAAGCAACAAAAGCATAGAGCTATCCAGAAAAGCGTAACGCTGAAGGCATATGATTTCATCTAGCAAAGCAGAtgaactttgtctttttttcttctcctgctcctaTTCTGTTAATTATCTTGTTTCAGAATCTCCAAGGTtgagaaaatgttaaatgtgtTCCCTGACTTAGGAAACACACTATTCACCACCCAGATTAATCTGCGCTAGAAATCAGCCCTTTTGAAACCTAGACATCTCAGCTCTTTTactaacagaaaaacaagccaaataagatttaaatttaaaattttcaggagCATTGATGACTTGGAATAACTACTTCCTAACTGGCTGATACCAGAAGTTGGGTTTTTCTGCCAAGGAATGGGGCTTAAATTCACATCAGGATTCACAACAGCCTACCTACCTCCAAGATCACATTATGCCCCCCCTCTGCACCTTCATTACTGGAGATCTGAATGCTCAGCGTTTTCTTAGTgaggcacatttttttttccaactcttTAAATAAGTcattcaatttttaaagaacattattAGCCATTTTTGAAAAGCACTCCAATATCTGTGACATGAGGGCACCATATCAGCTTCATTTTTacactgttttattaaaaatgtttaacacaGTCTCTAGAAGGGGACAAAGGCGATACTGTCTAACAAAGTAACAGTcccaaacaaaattattaatcctgaaaaactgaaatcagCTGACTACAAATTCCTCAAAATAATCACTCCAGGGGCACAGTGGAACACGGTTCATCCAGGCCTGAAAAGTGAAACGACGTAATTCTCAGAGCAACTAACAGCACTGTATTTTCTGGGGTTTTAATTCTATGTAACTGTTATTATAACATCAGCAATGACACTTAATCCCacagtcttttcttttgttgacaAGCTAACACCCTGAAGCAGTGGTATCTTGGTTTTTAAGGACTACTTTTAGACTCATCGTAGTGCAAAGCTTGACAGTGCACAAGTGACTACGTAACACAATTCTGATCTCTCGCAGTTCAAAGATCACCTGCAAGGCAAGCAGTAGGATTCTCTGaggcaaacagcagaaaagctctCCAAACGTTAATTTACATCACAAAAAGAGAATCGGTTCTCAGAAGTTAAAAGCTTTGGCCAATAAAAATGGTGAagaatgcaatttaaaaaaaaaaaatatatatatatatatatatctccagCTATTTTATATTACTACCTGTGAGCACTTTAAGAATGCTCTCAAATGATCTAATGACAAAACCCACAATAAATATAGCCACTAGATACAGTCTGAATGCACCAAgacccacctgctccagtatAAATACCAtgttttttggaggaaaaaaaaataactgaccTTCAACAACGTGGTACACACAAAAGGCTCTTTTCTGTTCAAGGGTGCAGTGCAGAAGACATATCGTGATCGCAAATTTAGTGGAATGTGCTGAATCATATCTGCTAGAAATTTAAAGTCATCAATATTGCAGACAAAGTAAAGCCCATCAACTTGTGAGAGACTCACAAAAATATCCTGTGAAAATATAATCAAATGAAGATGATGTTATTACAGGAGAGGGTTGTTAAACTTCGTATTACCAAACCAAAATATGATTTGGTCTTTCAAAGACCAGTTATACTGAAAGAACAGTTAAAGGGGGCAGGGGAGTTCCCTCTACTCTTTTATAATAGGATTTTCATTAAATTCTCTAACACAGAATCAGAGGAGAAGACATAACGCACTATGCTTTATTTAAGCAATTTCAATTAGTCTCAtaagtaaaaaatacagtgttctGGCAGCGTACATTTTAGTTACAAAGAACACCATCACAGGAACCAGTTACTACTGTGTTTAGAACTTGTTCCAGGTTTGTCACTTAGCATGACCCAAAAAGCTAACTTTACAGCATAAAATTCAATAATTGAGGTATTTTTAGCCCAATGTCAGGAACAGATCtattttaggaagaaagaaatcacaagATAAATACAGTATTGCAATAGAGGAGTTCAAAGAATACCTGAAACATATCGAAGGTTTGGAGAAACAGGAGATGCCACTGCACATTGCAGGGCGAATTTTTATGGGTCCCCAACATTATTTCTCTAATGTAAatctttgaaagattttttaaaatatctttaaagaaaCACTGAGCTTCTTAATTAAGTATGTGACTGAATACTTAGGAGATCAAGAATAACATGGGTTTTTAATCTTAATACTTCTATGCTAGCCCAAAAATTCTCAATAGTAAAATTTCAAAGGTGTGCTGTTACCCTACCAGCCTAAGTCTTCCAGAAGGTCTCCAAGTATAATCCTTTACGTCAAATTTAGAAATCATACTATTTTACTACATAACAGCACATCAGCAGAGAACAATAATAGgcatttaaaagcatgaaagcTGCTAAGAATCTCCCAGTGTACTAAAAATCAtgatactatttttaaatacagcattggAAGCTTAATTTCTACTTTGAAAGGTTTAAGCACTTCCAAAAATTCTGCTAACCAGCTAATGATGAGATCAAGTAGATGccaaaaaatctgttttctcaaaGTTAAGCAGACACTGTTTTACCATAAACTCCACAGaaccaggagaaaaaacaggtaGCTCTCAGATGTACAGAACTCTGACATGACCAGCCCAGTTTCCCAGgaatttttacatatatttatcaAAATTTCAATCTCGAATATTTTCAGCCTCAGACCAAAAAgtctacatttaaaatacaggaaaggtGAAATTAAAAGGTTGTTGCACACTCTTCAACACATGTAAACATATTTACACACTTCAACAGCTTTCAAGTTTATTATAACACAGAAAAGTTGAGCATTCTGTTTTGCAGTCACTGCTgtggcagagaaaagaaactaacTGATAGAAGATACACACAAGGCTGGCTGTTAAATTCCCAAAGTGCATGTTTGTACAAAAGCAGTGGCTACAAGtgatgcttaatttttaaagcagaaactaATATTTTGATCATTCTTACAATTAGATTAGATAGAGTGGCGTCAGGAAGATGATAAGCAAACATTTCTATCTGCTCAGGAGTAGGATGTAGGCCAGCTGcctaaatggaaaataaagacaaaaatttcCATTAGTTCTCAATATTGTTCTTAAGTTAGTGCATCAGAAACAAAATCtacaaagacaaaatgcaagAAACCAGAGCTCCAGAGCACATCTGTACAAACTGAGTCTCTCTCACCTTCACAGGGCGCACAGGCTCACTCAAAATTTCCTTCAGCTGCATGAGGTCATCACGATGCATTGTAGTGACCTCTCCTTGTTTGAAGGATGAGCCATAAcgcccagctctgcctgcaatTTGTAGAGCCTGAGAGGTTGTAATGGAgtctatttccttttctcccttctcattAATAGTTGGCTTTACTATagagttaaaaattattcttcttatACACCTGAAATATTTGAACAAAAACAGAGAGGGATCCTTTTTCGCAAATTATTTCCAATATACAACCTAGTACAGAAGaattaaagccttttttttttttttttgaggttggttttttttttgagtttttttcccctctataaATTAAGGGACCACGGATACTACTTATGGACACAGCATATTCAAAAGGGCAGCATAAGACTACTGGTTAGTTGCAGGAAAATTATCATCCCTACACACATTAATTGTGTTCTAATAGGGTCCCAATCCATTCATCACCATCTGCCTTGGTAGTTTATAGCAATGTGATTGCATCACCTTCAGCAACAAAATACATCTGAAACCGGACTGAACTTGCTCTGCACTTCAGAAATGTAAGCAACTGATAATCTTGACAACCTAGCACATCTGACTCCAGTGAATTGAAAGGATCTTAACAGTGCCTACTATCACACAGAATTAGGCCAACTGAGCCATTTAATTCTTagaatcagttttaaaattaaagcttaGTTCTACCCAATCAAATTGATCACTACtccagaattaaaatatatgtcCTGTGTTATCTAGACATAGCAGATACCTAGCCAAATTAGTCAAACTGGGGAGAAACAAGTGAGGAAATTAATGCAGGTATCACAcccggggaaaaaaaaaattcataccATAACCTGCTCCAAGTACTTACAAATTGAGTCCCATTCCAATTGCATCTGTAGCAACTAAAATTTTGCATGGATCATCAGGATCATTGAATTTCTTTGCCTGTTCAAGTTTTGTTCCTAAAACAGAATGACAGAACACTTCACATAGCAAACTCTTCTTACAAAACAAAGACAATGTATCACTAAGACCAATGCCTTTATAATAGgctgagggagaaaaaataaaaaaattggtatTTGATTGGTATTTGCTGTTGTTGGGGGAAGGGGGCAGGAGGGATTTAAATCATTCCCAGAGCTGCGGATAGACCTCATTTAATCACATCTATCTGAAGATCAATATTAAGTACATAATAAAGGTCTAATCCCAAGATTAAAACACCAGTCAACGGAAGTTGATTACTTTCTCTAACTATATAGAAATGCAAAACTAGGAAAACTTgtattgcttcattttaaaagtttttctcagaaagcagcaagaagcagaACACTCCCTTAAAAATAAGAGTGCTTTACCTGGTGGCAGACTGCCATATATGACAGCACATTCTAATCCTCTGGCTTCAATCTGTCGACTGACAGAATAAATGTCATTCTTACTGAAACAGACGATGCAGTCCCCAGGACGGAGGTTATCTAAAGATTCTAAGGCATAATCCAGCACAGTAAGAGGAGTGAGTCTCTTGTAGTTTCGGACCTAGAATCAAAGGAGTTGAcacagatgtttttaaatgaaaaattcctGTGGAATATCAGCCAGCATGGTTATTACCACAACTGTAACACTGAGGGACATC is a genomic window containing:
- the SUPV3L1 gene encoding ATP-dependent RNA helicase SUPV3L1, mitochondrial translates to MRRCAWPLLRLPARAGLALRHGGAAAARLRPAAAASSSSSSSVGRDGNSRAPDTSLFVPVPLKPVGDAAEEDVGAELTRPLDKGEVLKNLNKFYKRKEIQRLGAENGLDARLFHQAFISFRKYIIESSSVSADLHIILNDICCGAGHVDDLFPFFLRHAKQIFPMLDCMDDLRKISDLRLPPNWYPDARAIQRKIIFHAGPTNSGKTYHAIQRFLSAKSGIYCGPLKLLAHEIFQKSNDAKVPCDLVTGEERVYANEDARQAPHVACTIEMCSTNTPYEVAVIDEIQMIRDPARGWAWTRALLGLCAEEIHVCGEAAAIDLVTELMYTTGEEVEVRNYKRLTPLTVLDYALESLDNLRPGDCIVCFSKNDIYSVSRQIEARGLECAVIYGSLPPGTKLEQAKKFNDPDDPCKILVATDAIGMGLNLCIRRIIFNSIVKPTINEKGEKEIDSITTSQALQIAGRAGRYGSSFKQGEVTTMHRDDLMQLKEILSEPVRPVKAAGLHPTPEQIEMFAYHLPDATLSNLIDIFVSLSQVDGLYFVCNIDDFKFLADMIQHIPLNLRSRYVFCTAPLNRKEPFVCTTLLKFARQFSRNEPLTFDWLCRHIKWPLAAPKNIKELVHLEAVHDVFDLYLWLSYRFMDMFPDAVLVRDIQKKLDDIIQVGVCNITKLIRASAAAPGTAEVVSEDFPLSRTERDTRALSDHHGAKSTEAFSIPVEVPGERRAKNLKAYRSAMRQEDMKSHGRGSLANRLLREGLLTQEMLRQLESEWQDQHRNGRYGLGSKRDDQNSSKETGRKKK